The region TAGCCTTTTGTCTAATCATACTCTCCTTTTCAAAACTCGAATTCCACACCTTATTATTTACTAGAGACCTCTTTCGAGCCATTTCATCAACCTTCAAAACACTATTCTTAACCATTTCAAAATCCAAAGCATTCAACTCCTTAATCACCTCTTCCACACCCAAATCCAACCATCCAAAAACATCTCTATTCCAACTTCTAAGCTCTTGTTTAAGACCTTATTCCTACTTCTAAGCTCTTGTTTAAGACCTTTTAAGTTTGAATTTAGACTCTCTCTACCTATTGCGTTGTCTTCTTCCCCTCTGATTAAAAATCATTCATCAACCGACAAAATCCTAAATGAATGCCTATTAACAAACCTTTCCATAAAACTTAGGAAGACAATGAAAATAAAAAACTCCTTGTCCATGAAACTTAGGAACATGGACAAAGACTTCTAACCCACAGTTACGATCTTTTAAGTTTGCCACACATTATCCTTTACATCACCAATTCCTTGAAATCATGCAAAATGCAATAAATGACAATCTTAATTTGCAACAAGACACTACAACTATTTCTAAAAAGCCCTAACCCTAACCCTAGAACAATCAATGTACACCCCATCTCTTGCAGTAACCTATCTCTTCTAAGTAACATACAAACTATTAACTAACATATATACTCTTTATGAACTCAATGATTTTTATGTTGGGATTTTGAAAATAGCTAATCTAGATGAACATTAAAAGATGTTGAAAATCTATATATTTAGAGATTTACTATAGTATATGGCAAGGATCCAAGGAAGTTTAACATAAATATCATAATAATGAACCACAGTAAATTGACAAGATACAGCCATTAATGTAACTCCAAACAAGGTAAAAATTGAGACGATTGAGTTTTCAACTTCCTACTATAGAAACTCCTAATGACAACCAAGTCTTTCCTAACTTTCATTCATCTCAAGAAACCTTCTACTCTACCCACTGCTTACCATTCTTAACAAAATGGTTATGATCATAATGGTTGACCTCCAAATTCTTCGACCAATCAGCAGCAGCCTTCAAATGCGAGTTCAACAGACGAGATTCAGACGCCTCCGGAAAAGGCAAAATTGACCCTTTCACCTTATTAGTAGTTAGGCCAAAACTTGGGAGGGACATTATCAACTTTCCGCCATGCATCTCCTGTTGAGTTTTGACTGTGACAAAGGAAGAGATATAAAATAATGtaagcaaaatgagaatttaaattttattttggCAATCAGAATAGAAATGAAAGAGATGAATATATACTTTTGAAATCAGTTGACAGTTTATGGTATGTAAGAAACGACGCGGAGAGGTTTTTCATCGTTGGTCCAAGAGGGATACGGTAAATCGGATACCTGAACACAAATTCTATTTGTTAGACACTACAACAACAAACAAACCTTATTAAGTGAGGTCGTTTACATGAATCAACTTCAGTCATAATATTAAACACTAAATAAAGAAAAATTAAAGAATAAAATGTCTGCGAAAGATGTGGGGATTTAGACGCTACCAAGCCACGGAAAACCAACTGCGGGATGATAATTCAGAGCTCTTCAAATTCTTTATGCAAGGATCTTCTTTAGCAAGAGTTGAAACCTGAGAGGAAAGTGAAACTATTAGGGTTCAAACCGGAGAAAATTGATGTAATGAGAAGAGATATATTTGAAAAAGAAAAGGACTTGCCTGATCAGTAAGGGGGAGGCGTGCAAATGGCAAAACATGCTCAAAATATTTATAGACAAGCTTATGAGGTGTCTTGTTTGAAGGCACAGAAGTACCACTTTCCTCACTGGCCTTTTTGCTACAGTTTCATAACAACAATAATGGTGTTTTAAGTTCAACAAAAAGATGCATTTTTCATCTCAATACAAAATAATTAAATGTCattattattttatttgtatCATAAATAATTTCTAAAGTACATTAAGGTTTTCACGACTTTCTCTCCCTAAATTACGGAATTTGACGTAATACAAATCTCGACAGTCAATATATACAGTTATGATAATCCATTATATGGATTTCAGCAATTTCATATAGTATCAGATCAGATTGCAACGGTTTATTTGTTATGGGTTGGTTCAGATCAGTTACAAGCATGAAATTCAAATCCCACTCATCAGTTATATCTCAATCCGCCTACTttcaagcaatacaaatacaaaTATGATTTAAGATTCAACTCATTACTCTCAATAGTTTGGAGTCGTTGGATTATAAAAATTGGGCGGTTATAATTTTGAGTTAAGTAATTAAACTCAAAATCAAACCGTACAATCTTATCCAACGACTCCAAAGTATTATACTATGTGACTGCATAGAATTTATGGCTAAATAATTTAAAATCCATACAAGTTGTTGGTAATAAAAAATGGAGCAACAAAAAAATCTAACTTACGCCAATCCTTCATCTTCAACATAGAGTTGAATTGCAGACAAATAAGGAACAAAGTATTGTATGACATGTTCATCCTCATTCAGTGTGAGAGGAACGTCAACTCCATAGGCACTCCATTCTTTAAAAGAATCCCACAAGTTTTCAAGAACGAAGTAGGGCTTCTCCACAGACTCGGAACTTTTGCTTCCTTTGCTCTTAGTCTGTGAAATTCAAAGTCaaaacaaatatcaattaattaataaaataaaataaattttaagaATAAAAAGCTTCCATAactaattaaaataaataattgaatAAATGTTCATGACTAAGGATCCATTTATTAAGGTTTGTTTgtaagaaaaaatatttttgtttgaAATAGATAAGTTTTAGGACTTTTTATCTATTTAAATTAAAGTTTTTAATGTCGT is a window of Lathyrus oleraceus cultivar Zhongwan6 chromosome 6, CAAS_Psat_ZW6_1.0, whole genome shotgun sequence DNA encoding:
- the LOC127092539 gene encoding uncharacterized protein LOC127092539 — translated: MSNSTSKCSLPKKSGSNSNRFKFFIPRNNKNKQQQNAVEPIKQDVSQVDLYKSISPVKQDVLQVVSKESISPIPVSVKNLNNILSSFTPKLQTKSKGSKSSESVEKPYFVLENLWDSFKEWSAYGVDVPLTLNEDEHVIQYFVPYLSAIQLYVEDEGLAKKASEESGTSVPSNKTPHKLVYKYFEHVLPFARLPLTDQVSTLAKEDPCIKNLKSSELSSRSWFSVAWYPIYRIPLGPTMKNLSASFLTYHKLSTDFKIKTQQEMHGGKLIMSLPSFGLTTNKVKGSILPFPEASESRLLNSHLKAAADWSKNLEVNHYDHNHFVKNGKQWVE